The DNA sequence TAAGGTTGATCCCCCGTGCCAAACAAGTAGCTGGGAACAAAATCATCTGTTACGTAAACAAAACCGTTTTTGTCATCTATAGCAATGGCACGAATAGCCTTAAATTGTCCATCGCCACTACCTTTGCCTCCGAACGATCGAATAAATCGTCCGTTATTATCAAAGACCTTAACTTTATGATCCCAATAATTGGTAATATAGATAGTGCCGTCTTTATCAACAGCTATGCCTTGGGGATATCTTATCTGCTCCGGCCCCTCTCCGCCCACATCAAACACTTTGATCGGATGGCCATCGTTACGATCAAAAATGCCAAATTTAATTCTTTTTGATGAAATGTCATCGCCGACTGTGAAAATATTATTCTTTGTATCAGAACATATCATCTTTGGAAAAATTATTTTATCCTTAATTGATAATGAGGTCGGTTGACATTTAAAATACCACACAATAGAAGCAAATTTGTCTTTTATTTGTTTGGCAGGCATCTTCTCAAAGTTATCAAAATCGCTTTCCCAAAGAGCCAATGTTTGCTTGTTTAATATCGAAAGCAACTTTCCATTAGAAGCATATTTTTGTAGCTCAAAACGCCAAGTCCCTTTACCGGATATAACATATATGTTACAGTCGTTGTCTAAAGTAATGCTTGAAGGCATCACCATTTCAGCACAACAAAATGAAATCAAAAAGAAACAACCGAAAAAAACTGCTAATAACTCCCTCATTTTGCCACCTCTTTGACCTTCATGGTTTCTTCACAAAAATATGCGGGAAGAATAGAATTGCTAGAATCATTTATGCCTCTAAATGGATACATAATATTCAGCAAATTAATTCCAGTATTTGATCCTGCAACCTGATTCCATGCCCAGTATCCTAATTCAGAACAATAAAATTTGCCATTATCAGCGCCATCGTAATGACCTTTAAAAGTTAGCAGGTTAATTGGCAGATCATATTCTGTGCCAATGTAAGGTTTAATTTTCTCAACAACCGCGCTTCTTTTGTTTTCATCAGCAAGTTTTGGGATTTGCGTTGCATAATAAAAACCTTCACCATAATAATAATTATTGTTATCTTTAACTGAAAGATCGTGTTCTTCTATCCCTGTCATTATTGGATCAATCACTTTTTTATTCCCTAGATATACCCCCACATGATCCGGTTCTAGGGGAATAACATCGAAGCCCGCTAAACCTTTATTGCTGAACATGAAATCCCCTCGTCTTAATACATACGCATTCGACTTGACATCATTGATGAATTTATAAGCACCGATAAATGATCGGACAAATGATAAATTATGGCCGCCTGAAACTGAAATTGATATATTGTTTTGCCCTTCTTGTAAATTTTTAATATTTATAGGATCATTAAAATTTCCTGACGAATCGACACTAATGTCCTCCCCACCTATTGATAGCGAATAGCCGGGGGAAACTAAACCCTTCGCCGAATTGCCATTTTCCTCGAACGGGAAAACAGAACTTTCAAACACTTGCCTGTCCCTTGGGCTTACAAGAATTAAGTCTGGCCCGCCATTTGTCCCAATATACACCGTTGCATCTCCTGACTCGACTTCCCTGCCATCGGCGGTGCTAACGACAGCATTAATCATATTTTCACCATTGTTCAAAGAAATATTGACCGACCATATCCCACCAGAATAACTTACTCCAGTTACTTCTCTAACTGTAGAGCCATTTGTTACATATATATGAGGCAAAACACCTCCGGCAGTTCCTTTAACAGTTACGGTTTTTGCCAGTGAGGGGTACCAGATTATATCAGTAATATCCGGCTCGACCGGTCTTATCATCGGAGTTGTCACTTTTAAATATTCCTTTGCCAATATCGCCGCAAATAAAGTCTTATTCAATGCTGCCAAAATCTTTCTGCTTTCGCCGATAAAGCTTAAGTCGCCTGACATAACCTTAACTCCGGCTACTGAAGGCCCTTCTATCAAAGCCAAATTACTGCTAGTCAAATCCCAATTAAAGTCCCCAGCCCACGTAAAATCAGCAGGCATCGTCACTTTATTATCATTCAAATCATAAGTTGAGGTAACACTATTTGATCCCTTGCTTACGGTTGTAGAAATGGTATTGGCATCTTTAGAAATATCCACCTTGTAATCCGAAGCAATTCCACTTTTATTGGCAAATTTTGACATATTGATCTTCAAATCATTATTATCCTTGTCATAACTAATCCCACCCTGTCCAAATACCTGATTCTCAATATTTTCCATCATCTTCAGAATTCCGTAATAAACATCTGCCTTTGAGCTGGTGTGCGCACTGCCGTTTAAAGAAACTGTCCCGTTTATTGGATCGTATTCATAAGTCGCTTGCTCTGCTCCTCCTTCATTTATTATCATCTTAATATTCTTGGAACTATCATCCGCCCCGGGGATAGTTACCTTTACCGGCACGCCATCAATGTTTGAAGTCATGTTCAGCGCAAAATTTAATGAATTCTGCAAAATAATCGGCGCGGTTCCTCCCCCCTCAAAGACAACAGAACTATTTTTAATGAGCCGATCCCCGCTCGAATCTTTTATGACAACACGAATGGAATCTGTGGCGCTTGATGAGGAAGGATTAAAAAACGTGACATAGGCCTTATTTTCGGAATCAAAAGTTAAGAGCTGTTCATTATCGGCGGGGATTGAGCTGGCTACGCTCATGACACTGATTGGTGAATATTCCGTCGAGCCGTCGCCTTTAATTGCCTTTATACGCACAGAATAAGCACCCGGAGCAACATTATTGCCACCAAGATCTTTTCCTTTCCAGACAAAAGGGATCGGCCTAGCAGGGTTTGGCATCGATTCAGAAAAAGCATAGACCACCGCGCCGGCAGAATTCAACACTTCTAATCTTGCCAGTTGGCTTTGCTTTGAAAGAGCATATTTAATAATGTTAGGGATTCCGGAAACAGTTAAATTGGGAGCGTCTTTGATGCTGACAAAACTTGAGGTATCAATACTTTCTGCTTTTAGGCCAAAAGACAAAGCGCCGCCGATCGTCATATGGACCTGGCTGTTGGAATGGGAGACATATGCAGCGTAGCCAGATGGCGGGGCAATGTAGGCGCCACTGTAAATGTCTTTAATTTGAATAACTGCCGTCTTCTTGGTTTTGTCTCCGGTGTCATTTATTTTAACCTCGATTTGCCAGTTTTTTGGATCGGGTGGAGCTGGGTTATTCGTTTCGCTCCCCCCTCCTGCTCCACTGCCACCACCGTAATTTTTTCTAATTTCATCCCGCCTACTCCATTGGTCGCCCCCCACAATCAGAGCCGTTCCTGTCCCTGCCAGAACACCTGCCGTGGTGCCTGCTACTGCTGTCCCCCATGCTGGAGCAAGCAACCCCCCCGCCATGACTGCTGCGCCAACACCCGTTACAACAAGGGCAACTCCAACTACAATGGTTACAGCACTTGCGACCGTATCAACCACGTCTCCTGCATATACAAATGCTTGTATTGCTAATACAAAAACCATGATCAGACAAATCAATTTAAAGAAACGAATTTTTTTAAGCATTCTATCCAATAACCCCTAAGATTTTATCAATCTTCTCGGCCTTCTTTTTGTCATATTTAGCGGCCATTCTCCAGGTTTTGGCCGCCAATTCAAGATCTCCTTTTTTTGAATAAATATAAGCCAAATCGTTATAGATATCAGATAACTTGTCCTTATCGGCATTTTCAATTGCTAAATCAAATTCGGATGCGGCCTCGTCATAATTTTCTAATTCAGCGTAAACAAGCCCCAACATTCGATGCGCCTGCCAATATTGTGGATTTATTTTTATGGCCGCCTTAAATGGCGCTAT is a window from the Candidatus Margulisiibacteriota bacterium genome containing:
- a CDS encoding 6-bladed beta-propeller is translated as MRELLAVFFGCFFLISFCCAEMVMPSSITLDNDCNIYVISGKGTWRFELQKYASNGKLLSILNKQTLALWESDFDNFEKMPAKQIKDKFASIVWYFKCQPTSLSIKDKIIFPKMICSDTKNNIFTVGDDISSKRIKFGIFDRNDGHPIKVFDVGGEGPEQIRYPQGIAVDKDGTIYITNYWDHKVKVFDNNGRFIRSFGGKGSGDGQFKAIRAIAIDDKNGFVYVTDDFVPSYLFGTGDQPYQMRVQKFTKDGRFVKKWGKNKFVRFNFGYPPIYWEPELHGLKGIAVDSHGYVYVLTSYTREAHKFTGDGKLINKWGKVGSGEGEMRNPQAIAIDKDDNVYVADTDNNRIQKFDSNGKFLMEIK
- a CDS encoding FlgD immunoglobulin-like domain containing protein is translated as MLKKIRFFKLICLIMVFVLAIQAFVYAGDVVDTVASAVTIVVGVALVVTGVGAAVMAGGLLAPAWGTAVAGTTAGVLAGTGTALIVGGDQWSRRDEIRKNYGGGSGAGGGSETNNPAPPDPKNWQIEVKINDTGDKTKKTAVIQIKDIYSGAYIAPPSGYAAYVSHSNSQVHMTIGGALSFGLKAESIDTSSFVSIKDAPNLTVSGIPNIIKYALSKQSQLARLEVLNSAGAVVYAFSESMPNPARPIPFVWKGKDLGGNNVAPGAYSVRIKAIKGDGSTEYSPISVMSVASSIPADNEQLLTFDSENKAYVTFFNPSSSSATDSIRVVIKDSSGDRLIKNSSVVFEGGGTAPIILQNSLNFALNMTSNIDGVPVKVTIPGADDSSKNIKMIINEGGAEQATYEYDPINGTVSLNGSAHTSSKADVYYGILKMMENIENQVFGQGGISYDKDNNDLKINMSKFANKSGIASDYKVDISKDANTISTTVSKGSNSVTSTYDLNDNKVTMPADFTWAGDFNWDLTSSNLALIEGPSVAGVKVMSGDLSFIGESRKILAALNKTLFAAILAKEYLKVTTPMIRPVEPDITDIIWYPSLAKTVTVKGTAGGVLPHIYVTNGSTVREVTGVSYSGGIWSVNISLNNGENMINAVVSTADGREVESGDATVYIGTNGGPDLILVSPRDRQVFESSVFPFEENGNSAKGLVSPGYSLSIGGEDISVDSSGNFNDPINIKNLQEGQNNISISVSGGHNLSFVRSFIGAYKFINDVKSNAYVLRRGDFMFSNKGLAGFDVIPLEPDHVGVYLGNKKVIDPIMTGIEEHDLSVKDNNNYYYGEGFYYATQIPKLADENKRSAVVEKIKPYIGTEYDLPINLLTFKGHYDGADNGKFYCSELGYWAWNQVAGSNTGINLLNIMYPFRGINDSSNSILPAYFCEETMKVKEVAK